In the Hordeum vulgare subsp. vulgare chromosome 7H, MorexV3_pseudomolecules_assembly, whole genome shotgun sequence genome, one interval contains:
- the LOC123411221 gene encoding uncharacterized protein LOC123411221, with translation MRLAHHMLHLYSFTEVAAVIKKRQMLIRRRGRRRARRSGGGVRLGLLLRLRVRLSGIVGLLVRGVEELRCCPARGKIGCSTSRARRTATSLGGSCCRRTAPAERNQSSFYTEAIADCLEFIKSRSTYLPAKDDEVVSLS, from the coding sequence ATGCGGTTAGCCCATCATATGCTCCATTTGTACAGCTTCACGGAAGTCGCAGCAGTAATTAAGAAACGGCAAATGTTGATCCGGCGGCGAGGGCGCCGGCGTGCACGCCGCAGCGGCGGTGGTGTCCGGCTGGGGTTGCTGCTCCGGCTGCGCGTGCGGCTGTCTGGCATCGTCGGCCTGCTCGTCAGGGGCGTGGAGGAGCTCAGATGCTGCCCCGCCCGTGGCAAGATCGGCTGCTCGACGTCGAGAGCGCGCAGGACGGCGACGTCCCTTGGCGGTAGCTGCTGTCGCCGTACGGCGCCGGCGGAGAGGAATCAGAGCTCCTTCTACACCGAGGCCATTGCAGACTGCTTGGAGTTCATCAAGAGTAGATCGACCTACCTGCCAGCGAAGGATGATGAGGTCGTCAGTTTGAGTTAG